One Pseudorhodoplanes sinuspersici DNA segment encodes these proteins:
- a CDS encoding MmgE/PrpD family protein, producing the protein MGLTVEMGRFIASVRYETLPPDAVKTVRLGFTDCIAVMVTGWPMAVTRTTARGLGIVHDGDNTPISALQAPAPERALIYGVAAHAIDYDDTGLAGHPSAILVPAILSEAAETGANGRAMIAAYVAGYELWAEMMRRDPDQHHRKGWHPTAMFGTIAAAGAVSSLRGHDAQMATRTIGIAASLAGGIVGNFGSMTKPYQVGRAAQSGLLAARLAEAGLTSTDTAIEDDLGFMRAISPKGFVDTKSPSALGKDWAILRSGINIKLYPVCYAIHRALDAVIDMRAKTQVKPEDVETIDLEIGETQAEILRIHRPTNGLDAKISGEFAMASAIVAGACGHAELTDEFVNRPDVQDLIGKVRVRTIAEKDEHEPAHSPFDRVSLVLGNGSVLTTEAVTRPRGHFQRGVETEKMWEKFADCTKPTLGERGARTLFDACLNLDRMNSVADFGLFPSDKRAVNAA; encoded by the coding sequence GCGCTTCATCGCCTCGGTTCGCTATGAAACCCTGCCGCCCGACGCGGTGAAAACGGTACGCCTCGGCTTCACTGACTGCATCGCAGTGATGGTTACAGGCTGGCCAATGGCCGTCACACGCACAACCGCGCGCGGGCTTGGCATCGTGCATGATGGCGATAACACGCCGATTTCTGCATTACAGGCGCCTGCACCCGAACGCGCGCTGATCTACGGCGTTGCCGCGCATGCGATCGATTACGACGACACCGGCCTTGCCGGTCATCCCAGCGCGATCCTCGTTCCCGCCATCCTTTCGGAGGCCGCTGAAACGGGAGCCAACGGCCGCGCGATGATCGCCGCCTATGTGGCAGGCTACGAACTCTGGGCCGAGATGATGCGGCGCGATCCCGATCAGCATCACCGCAAGGGCTGGCATCCGACCGCCATGTTCGGAACCATCGCCGCCGCAGGCGCGGTGTCGTCCCTGCGCGGGCATGACGCGCAGATGGCGACGCGCACCATCGGCATCGCCGCCTCGCTCGCCGGCGGCATCGTCGGCAATTTCGGTTCGATGACCAAACCCTATCAGGTCGGCCGTGCGGCGCAGTCGGGCCTCTTGGCCGCTCGCCTTGCTGAGGCGGGACTGACCTCGACGGACACTGCGATTGAAGACGATCTTGGCTTCATGCGCGCGATCTCGCCAAAGGGATTTGTGGATACCAAGAGCCCATCGGCACTCGGCAAGGACTGGGCGATCCTGCGCAGCGGCATCAATATCAAGCTCTATCCGGTCTGTTACGCCATTCATCGCGCACTCGACGCCGTCATCGACATGCGCGCGAAAACACAGGTTAAGCCGGAGGATGTGGAGACGATTGATCTGGAAATCGGCGAAACACAGGCGGAAATCCTGCGGATTCATCGCCCAACCAACGGGCTTGATGCCAAGATCTCCGGCGAATTCGCCATGGCGTCCGCCATCGTCGCCGGCGCCTGCGGCCATGCCGAACTGACCGATGAATTCGTGAACCGGCCCGACGTCCAGGATCTCATCGGCAAGGTGCGGGTCCGCACGATCGCCGAAAAGGACGAGCACGAACCCGCGCATTCGCCGTTCGATCGCGTCTCGCTGGTGCTGGGCAATGGCAGTGTCCTGACGACCGAGGCGGTCACCCGGCCCCGCGGTCATTTCCAGCGCGGCGTCGAGACCGAGAAAATGTGGGAAAAGTTCGCGGACTGCACCAAGCCGACGCTTGGCGAGCGCGGCGCGCGTACATTGTTCGACGCATGCCTGAATCTCGACCGCATGAATTCGGTTGCGGATTTCGGATTGTTTCCCTCTGACAAACGCGCGGTGAATGCGGCATGA